The following coding sequences are from one Aggregicoccus sp. 17bor-14 window:
- a CDS encoding mercuric reductase, which yields MSALLEGDAHDEALRRHVHPQDWTNPTPAGRYNLVIIGGGTAGLVAAAGAAGLGARVALVERALLGGDCLNVGCVPSKALIASSRVAQAVRTAAPYGVHAGSARVDFGEVMARVRSLRAGIAPHDSAARFRELGVDVFLGDARFVARDAVEVGGTRLRFSRALIATGGRAAVPPIPGLAEVPYLTNETVFTLTALPQRLVVLGGGPIGCELAQAFARLGSRVHVVCDSGLLPREDPEAAGVVQRSLERDGVVLHLQTKVQRVAAAAHREAALQVQLEASALACDALLVATGRSPVMEGLGLDAAGVRAGPHGVEVDDHLRTSNPRIYAAGDICSRFKFTHAADALARVALQNALFLGRKRASALVIPWCTYTDPELAHVGLGAEEASKRPGTVTLTVPFSSVDRAVLEGETEGFARVHVDAKSGRILGATLVGAHAGESLGELVLAMTEGLSLGALASTVLPYPTRGEVVKKLGDAWNRRRLTPRTHGLLTRFLRLRR from the coding sequence GTGAGCGCGCTGCTCGAGGGGGACGCGCACGACGAGGCGCTGCGGCGCCACGTGCACCCGCAGGACTGGACGAACCCCACGCCCGCGGGGCGCTACAACCTCGTCATCATCGGTGGGGGCACGGCGGGGCTGGTGGCGGCCGCGGGCGCCGCGGGGCTGGGCGCGCGGGTGGCGCTGGTGGAGCGCGCGCTGCTGGGCGGCGACTGCCTCAACGTGGGCTGCGTGCCCTCCAAGGCCCTCATCGCGTCCTCGCGGGTGGCGCAGGCGGTGCGCACCGCGGCGCCCTACGGCGTGCACGCGGGCAGCGCGCGCGTGGACTTCGGCGAGGTGATGGCGCGCGTGCGCTCGCTGCGCGCGGGCATCGCGCCGCACGACTCGGCGGCGCGCTTTCGCGAGCTCGGGGTGGACGTGTTCCTCGGGGATGCGCGCTTCGTCGCACGCGATGCGGTGGAGGTGGGGGGCACGCGCCTGCGCTTCTCGCGTGCGCTCATCGCCACGGGCGGACGCGCCGCGGTGCCGCCCATCCCGGGGCTCGCGGAGGTGCCCTACCTCACGAACGAGACGGTGTTCACCCTGACCGCGCTGCCGCAGCGGCTGGTGGTGCTGGGGGGAGGCCCCATCGGCTGCGAGCTCGCGCAGGCCTTCGCGCGGCTCGGCTCGCGGGTGCACGTGGTGTGCGACTCGGGGCTGCTCCCGCGCGAGGACCCGGAGGCCGCGGGCGTGGTGCAGCGGTCGCTCGAGCGCGACGGGGTCGTGCTCCACCTGCAGACGAAGGTGCAGCGCGTTGCCGCCGCCGCCCACCGCGAGGCAGCGCTGCAGGTGCAGCTCGAGGCCTCCGCCCTCGCGTGCGATGCGCTGCTGGTGGCCACGGGCCGCAGCCCCGTGATGGAGGGGCTGGGGCTGGACGCGGCGGGCGTGAGGGCGGGGCCGCACGGCGTGGAGGTAGACGACCACCTGCGCACGAGCAACCCGCGCATCTACGCGGCCGGAGACATCTGCAGCCGCTTCAAGTTCACGCACGCCGCGGATGCGCTCGCGCGGGTCGCGCTGCAGAACGCCCTCTTCCTCGGGCGCAAGCGCGCCAGCGCCCTCGTCATCCCCTGGTGCACGTACACCGACCCGGAGCTCGCGCACGTGGGCCTCGGCGCCGAGGAGGCTTCGAAGCGCCCCGGCACGGTGACGCTCACCGTCCCCTTCTCTTCGGTCGACCGCGCCGTGCTCGAGGGCGAGACGGAGGGCTTCGCGCGCGTGCACGTGGACGCGAAGAGCGGGCGCATCCTGGGAGCGACGCTCGTGGGCGCGCACGCGGGCGAGAGCCTCGGGGAGCTGGTGCTCGCGATGACCGAGGGGCTGTCCCTGGGGGCGCTCGCGAGCACGGTGCTCCCCTACCCCACGCGCGGCGAGGTGGTGAAGAAGCTGGGGGACGCGTGGAACCGGCGCCGCCTCACCCCGCGTACCCACGGGCTGCTCACCCGCTTCCTGCGCCTTCGTCGATGA
- a CDS encoding TVP38/TMEM64 family protein, translating to MRAGAKWTLAALVVAGAGAALFLLPLNRWLLALVEQMRGAGGAGAALYVAAYVLACVLLIPGSVLTLAAGFAYGPVQGTLLVMVASMLGAMAAFVLGRTVLRGPIERRLASQPRFAAVDRAVGAQGFKVVLLLRLSPLFPFNLLNYALGLTRVRLGTYALASLIGMFPGTLLYVYLGSLVTSAAELASGRRPQGGPYGQLLFWGGLVATVVATVLITRTARRALAQALEAPAAKEAA from the coding sequence ATGAGGGCAGGAGCGAAGTGGACGCTGGCGGCGCTGGTCGTGGCGGGGGCGGGGGCGGCGCTGTTCCTGCTGCCGCTGAACCGGTGGCTGCTCGCGCTGGTGGAGCAGATGCGTGGGGCGGGCGGCGCGGGGGCGGCGCTGTACGTCGCGGCCTACGTGCTCGCGTGCGTGCTGCTCATCCCGGGCTCGGTGCTCACGCTCGCCGCGGGCTTCGCCTACGGACCGGTGCAGGGCACGCTGCTGGTGATGGTGGCGAGCATGCTCGGGGCGATGGCCGCCTTCGTGCTGGGGCGCACCGTGCTGCGCGGCCCCATCGAGCGCAGGCTCGCGAGCCAGCCCCGCTTTGCCGCGGTGGACCGCGCGGTGGGGGCGCAGGGCTTCAAGGTGGTGTTGCTCTTGCGCCTCTCGCCCCTCTTTCCCTTCAACCTGCTCAACTACGCGCTGGGGCTCACCCGGGTGCGCCTGGGCACGTACGCGCTCGCCTCGCTCATCGGCATGTTCCCGGGCACCCTGCTCTACGTGTACCTGGGCTCGCTGGTGACGAGCGCCGCGGAGCTCGCGAGCGGGAGGCGCCCGCAGGGGGGTCCCTACGGGCAGCTGCTCTTCTGGGGAGGCCTGGTGGCCACGGTGGTGGCCACCGTGCTCATCACCCGCACGGCGCGCCGCGCGCTCGCGCAGGCGCTGGAGGCCCCGGCCGCGAAGGAGGCCGCGTGA
- the priA gene encoding primosomal protein N', whose protein sequence is MSSPSLASVAVGRPVRGEFTYRIPEELAGQLAPGQRVLVPFGRGKALGFYLGPAQPPPEAALPRLKPIHSVLEASPALPADLIALLRFAAEHYRYPLGEVIRGALPPGLSKAEEEHEARPDVQHFARALTTEVPAALARAPAQSAALAYLLAVGGRAPLEEVAHAIPGARETLKKLAQRGLVRLEEEVLQPGVREGLAQGRPAQLTPEQAAAGQVLEAALDAGGFKPFLLHGVTGSGKTEVYLRAVEHARAQGKGSLILVPEIALTPQLVGRFRSRFGADVAVLHSGLKDRERLFHWQALRKGSVHIAVGVRSAIFAPVDRLGLVVVDEEHDPSFKQEEKLRYQARDLAVVRAKQAGAVVVLGSATPALETLENARRGRYGLIELRRRVDDRPMPSVELVDLRIERPREGAPTTEEAPVLSRPLLDAMEQTLERGQQVILFLNRRGHSTFLLCEVCGHTLKCSECDVCLTHHRGQGKVVCHYCGLATAVPERCSECTGPLLRLGVGTERVEAEVAERLPRARVARLDRDSATSAERLTELLAAFARREIDVLVGTQMVAKGHDFPGVTLVCVVMADTSLAIPDFRAGERTFHLLTQVGGRAGRGKDPGRVLIQSYNPDAEPVRRVLAHDFDGFSEQELQWRKALAYPPFARLAAIRLEGENAEQTAGVARFLGDHLARRMPPPSAGVRLLGPALAPISRIRGKTRWQLLLKAPTHAALAPLLASLESKLDDVPASVRVVIDVDPGAML, encoded by the coding sequence GTGAGCTCGCCCTCCCTCGCCTCCGTCGCCGTCGGCCGCCCCGTGCGCGGCGAGTTCACCTACCGCATCCCGGAGGAGCTCGCCGGTCAGCTCGCGCCCGGCCAGCGCGTGCTCGTGCCCTTCGGCCGCGGCAAGGCGCTCGGCTTCTACCTGGGCCCCGCGCAGCCGCCGCCCGAGGCGGCCCTGCCGCGCCTCAAGCCCATCCACAGCGTGCTCGAGGCCTCGCCGGCGCTGCCCGCGGATCTCATCGCGCTCCTGCGCTTCGCCGCCGAGCACTACCGCTACCCGCTCGGCGAGGTGATCCGCGGCGCGCTGCCCCCGGGCCTCTCCAAGGCCGAGGAGGAGCACGAGGCGCGCCCCGACGTGCAGCACTTCGCGCGTGCCCTCACCACCGAGGTGCCCGCGGCACTCGCGCGCGCTCCCGCACAGTCCGCCGCGCTCGCGTACCTGCTCGCGGTGGGGGGAAGGGCGCCGCTCGAGGAGGTCGCGCACGCCATCCCCGGCGCGCGCGAGACGCTGAAGAAGCTCGCCCAGCGCGGCCTCGTGCGGCTGGAGGAGGAGGTGCTGCAGCCCGGCGTGCGCGAGGGGCTCGCGCAGGGCCGCCCCGCGCAGCTCACCCCCGAGCAGGCCGCGGCCGGCCAGGTGCTCGAGGCGGCGCTGGATGCCGGCGGCTTCAAGCCCTTCCTGCTGCACGGGGTGACGGGCAGCGGCAAGACCGAGGTCTACCTGCGCGCGGTGGAGCACGCGCGCGCGCAGGGCAAGGGCAGCCTCATCCTGGTGCCGGAGATCGCCCTCACCCCGCAGCTGGTGGGGCGCTTTCGCAGCCGCTTCGGCGCGGACGTGGCCGTGCTGCACTCGGGCCTCAAGGACCGCGAGCGGCTCTTCCACTGGCAGGCGCTGCGCAAGGGCTCGGTGCACATCGCGGTGGGCGTGCGCAGCGCCATCTTCGCGCCGGTGGACCGGCTCGGCCTCGTGGTGGTGGACGAGGAGCACGACCCCTCCTTCAAGCAGGAGGAGAAGCTGCGCTACCAGGCGCGCGACCTCGCCGTGGTGCGCGCGAAGCAGGCCGGCGCGGTGGTGGTGCTGGGCTCGGCCACCCCGGCGCTCGAGACGCTGGAGAACGCGCGGCGCGGGCGCTACGGGCTCATCGAGCTGCGCCGCCGCGTGGACGACCGCCCCATGCCCTCGGTGGAGCTGGTGGACCTGCGCATCGAGCGCCCGCGCGAGGGCGCACCCACCACCGAGGAGGCGCCGGTGCTCAGCCGGCCCCTGCTGGACGCGATGGAGCAGACGCTCGAGCGCGGCCAGCAGGTCATCCTCTTCCTCAACCGCCGCGGCCACAGCACCTTCCTGCTCTGCGAGGTGTGCGGCCACACGCTCAAGTGCAGCGAGTGCGACGTGTGCCTCACCCACCACCGCGGGCAGGGCAAGGTGGTGTGCCACTACTGCGGCCTCGCCACCGCCGTGCCCGAGCGCTGCAGCGAGTGCACCGGGCCGCTCTTGCGCCTGGGCGTGGGCACCGAGCGCGTGGAGGCCGAGGTCGCCGAGCGGCTGCCGCGCGCGCGCGTGGCCCGGCTGGACCGCGACTCGGCCACCAGCGCCGAGCGCCTCACCGAGCTGCTCGCCGCCTTCGCGCGCCGGGAGATCGACGTGCTGGTGGGCACGCAGATGGTGGCCAAGGGGCACGACTTCCCCGGCGTCACGCTGGTGTGCGTGGTGATGGCGGACACCTCGCTCGCCATCCCGGACTTCCGCGCCGGCGAGCGCACCTTCCACCTGCTCACCCAGGTGGGCGGGCGCGCGGGGCGCGGCAAGGACCCGGGGCGCGTCCTCATCCAGAGCTACAACCCGGACGCCGAGCCCGTGCGCCGCGTGCTCGCCCACGACTTCGACGGCTTCAGCGAGCAGGAGCTGCAGTGGCGCAAGGCGCTCGCCTATCCGCCCTTCGCCCGCCTCGCCGCCATCCGGCTCGAGGGGGAGAACGCGGAGCAGACCGCGGGCGTCGCGCGCTTCCTCGGAGACCACCTCGCGCGCCGCATGCCGCCCCCGTCCGCCGGGGTGCGCCTGCTAGGGCCCGCGCTCGCCCCCATCAGCCGCATCCGCGGCAAGACGCGCTGGCAGCTGCTGCTCAAGGCGCCCACCCACGCCGCGCTCGCCCCCCTGCTCGCCAGCCTGGAATCGAAGCTCGACGACGTGCCCGCGAGCGTCCGGGTGGTGATCGACGTGGACCCGGGCGCGATGCTGTAG
- a CDS encoding DUF4388 domain-containing protein, with protein MAAPVLLVHDDIATIAAVRRLLAREGHEVILATSAADALIAYGHHLPALLVLAPSVESGRGHVVLDELAQHPDGRLARVLLLGEPIPGYGAPVAPLPLDGPAFLQQVDSLVRSPTEADAWYVIENRASAERAPYFPAQPQDPWALGAAGGAEGSSHSALADALFGDLAPLQSADWELAATDSGAEREEVRRQREAQTAAVADAALARAHDEVEAEALASLDSLLGAGAAPAAAVDEDALDALEAEVRREAHARRMQRELAEGQRPMVGGGLEAAPAASSADGDLPWAAEPEPAAAAAPEGLPSMPPVREEPGARSRWAALEAEESGLGWSAAAPAPHGGGLAAELPAHEAPEPADAGGYGEPTAHSAHEEATAYGAYAGATHEDAAAYGEYAAPSTHGNAGAYGELADASTAADAGAYGELAAAPVQAELAAYGDYAGATSEHAGTDGEHSATATYEDAGRYGEYSAPATHEASGPEGELTAEGLMPVGVGRYGELAPASAMPDEPGTDGEYSGPSASPEPATHGAYADPSAHSESAAYGAYADPSAQPEPEAYGAYAAEPPADPEPGTYGLHEAGAPSLGAPVSDGEYTSGAEGLTEPAAYGEYAAEVAAPPQYALADEVGSASHGELESEGAYAALEGDGAADAASLYAHGGASGEELAPLDDATGGFLEPVPGTPDGAYVPDAGTLEGEEGQGAAPLTGPAAHAEPADELLASDDASGDDAHSADELDAEAQAGAFRAETPLGSSPDFESARMPASVDVWAERRRSPRGNAGGVPGREGPTAPMPPSVVSVGRKTLLFARPTAPAVPSSLESAHEAPPGHEELDAGGTQASWTEQTLEAELEREVGARALHAQALQAAAEARAEAERALQEEVERRALEAEAEARAEEEARAEEARAEEARAEEARAEQERTEQESAALEADAQAERERALQEAHAHAEQQQRLQQAEREARALAEAEAERALRAAAEARAEAARADSLRRAEESEARLTTEHAARLEAERVARAEAEARAAAAAAARAEAEARAEAAAAARAEAEARAALETAGRAAAEAAAQARGDEARALRAQAEALQQRADEEAARRAAAEARAAQEAAARSDADARAQEEIARLKAALAALRRDAEAKLRAAQASVEAQREQQGREALESARAEALAAAQAEAERVREAVLAEAAHLQQEAQAAQEAARRELERAQREAAEAEAREREARSARDEARRLEAELQREREALQQSGASPAGAKVLRLERVAGVGVEFAPTGTLERAPLARLLIQLCEAGAQVRLTLRAPEVERVLWLREGALVGALSTAPGETLLERARRDGLIDARQESELRRVRTQAPGAQLEALRARGYLRDSEVVPLAQRYTEQVALDALSEPHVHYRLAVAAPPPEVAPAAAPRPLLHLLAEALRNALAADALLAEAGGLRAVAEPRPGSPAPEAFGLPPRERALLERIDGARPDAERTLEALLRAAGLPQDVALKALAVAHALGLFALRPAEPGTADEEAVPTPAELDVQRLEAKFEEVQDADYFTVLGLPRSAGGEEVRRAYAQLAEEFHPLRFAGHPDVSLQQRAHQIRSLLAEAARALGDDRLRQEYARNLLD; from the coding sequence ATGGCCGCGCCGGTCCTCCTCGTCCACGACGACATCGCCACCATCGCCGCCGTGCGCCGCCTCCTCGCGCGCGAGGGACACGAGGTCATCCTCGCCACCTCCGCCGCAGACGCGCTCATCGCCTACGGCCACCACCTGCCCGCCCTGCTGGTGCTCGCGCCCTCGGTGGAGAGCGGCCGCGGCCACGTGGTGCTGGACGAGCTCGCGCAGCACCCGGACGGCCGGCTCGCGCGCGTGCTGCTGCTCGGCGAGCCCATCCCCGGCTACGGCGCGCCCGTGGCCCCGCTGCCCCTGGACGGCCCCGCCTTCCTCCAGCAGGTGGACTCCCTCGTGCGCTCGCCCACCGAGGCGGACGCCTGGTACGTCATCGAGAACCGCGCCTCGGCCGAGCGCGCTCCCTACTTCCCCGCCCAGCCGCAGGACCCGTGGGCGTTGGGGGCGGCGGGAGGCGCCGAGGGCAGCAGCCACTCCGCGCTCGCCGACGCCCTCTTCGGAGACCTCGCCCCCCTGCAGTCCGCTGACTGGGAGCTCGCCGCGACGGACAGCGGCGCCGAGCGCGAGGAGGTGCGCCGGCAGCGCGAGGCGCAGACCGCCGCCGTCGCCGACGCCGCCCTCGCGCGCGCCCACGACGAGGTGGAGGCCGAGGCGCTCGCGAGCCTCGACTCCCTGCTGGGCGCCGGTGCGGCTCCGGCGGCCGCCGTGGACGAGGACGCCCTGGACGCGCTCGAGGCCGAGGTGCGCCGCGAGGCCCACGCCCGCCGCATGCAGCGCGAGCTCGCCGAGGGTCAGCGCCCCATGGTCGGTGGCGGCCTCGAGGCGGCTCCCGCCGCATCGTCGGCGGACGGCGACCTGCCCTGGGCGGCCGAGCCGGAGCCTGCGGCGGCTGCTGCTCCTGAAGGGCTCCCGAGCATGCCGCCCGTCCGCGAGGAGCCGGGCGCACGCAGCCGCTGGGCCGCCCTCGAGGCGGAGGAGTCCGGGCTGGGGTGGAGCGCCGCAGCGCCGGCGCCGCACGGCGGCGGGTTGGCGGCGGAGCTCCCGGCGCACGAGGCGCCGGAGCCCGCGGACGCTGGCGGCTACGGCGAGCCCACGGCCCACTCGGCGCACGAAGAGGCGACGGCCTACGGAGCGTATGCCGGCGCGACGCACGAGGACGCCGCTGCCTACGGCGAGTACGCGGCCCCTTCGACGCATGGCAATGCGGGGGCCTATGGCGAGCTCGCAGACGCTTCGACAGCCGCAGATGCTGGGGCCTACGGCGAGCTCGCAGCCGCCCCGGTGCAAGCGGAGCTGGCGGCCTACGGCGACTACGCCGGCGCGACAAGCGAGCACGCCGGGACCGATGGCGAGCACTCCGCCACCGCGACATACGAAGACGCCGGGCGCTACGGGGAGTACTCCGCCCCCGCGACACACGAGGCGTCCGGGCCGGAGGGCGAGCTCACGGCAGAGGGGCTGATGCCCGTCGGCGTGGGGCGCTACGGCGAGCTCGCGCCAGCCTCCGCGATGCCCGACGAGCCCGGGACCGACGGAGAGTACTCGGGTCCATCGGCGAGCCCCGAGCCCGCGACTCACGGTGCGTACGCGGACCCATCCGCGCACTCGGAGTCTGCGGCCTACGGTGCGTACGCGGACCCATCGGCGCAGCCGGAGCCCGAGGCCTACGGTGCCTACGCGGCCGAACCTCCGGCGGACCCGGAGCCCGGAACCTACGGGCTCCACGAGGCGGGAGCTCCTTCGCTCGGAGCGCCTGTCTCCGATGGCGAATACACGTCGGGCGCGGAGGGGCTTACGGAGCCTGCCGCGTACGGAGAGTACGCGGCGGAAGTTGCGGCACCTCCGCAGTACGCGCTCGCCGACGAAGTGGGAAGCGCATCACACGGCGAACTCGAGAGCGAGGGCGCGTACGCTGCGCTCGAGGGTGACGGCGCTGCCGACGCCGCTTCGCTGTACGCGCACGGCGGCGCATCCGGTGAGGAGCTCGCGCCGCTCGACGACGCGACGGGTGGCTTCCTCGAGCCCGTGCCGGGTACTCCGGACGGTGCATACGTGCCCGACGCCGGAACGCTCGAGGGTGAGGAAGGGCAGGGCGCGGCGCCCTTGACGGGCCCCGCGGCTCACGCGGAGCCGGCGGACGAGTTGCTCGCCTCCGATGATGCATCCGGTGACGACGCTCACTCCGCGGACGAACTGGACGCCGAAGCGCAGGCCGGTGCCTTCCGCGCGGAGACCCCGCTCGGGTCGAGCCCCGACTTCGAGTCCGCGCGCATGCCCGCCTCCGTAGACGTGTGGGCCGAGCGCCGGCGCTCACCGAGGGGCAACGCTGGCGGCGTTCCCGGGCGCGAAGGCCCCACGGCGCCCATGCCTCCCTCCGTGGTCAGCGTGGGCCGCAAGACCCTGCTGTTCGCGCGGCCCACGGCGCCCGCCGTGCCCTCTTCGCTGGAGAGCGCGCACGAGGCGCCTCCTGGCCACGAGGAGCTCGACGCGGGCGGCACGCAGGCCTCGTGGACCGAGCAGACGCTCGAGGCGGAGCTGGAGCGCGAGGTGGGCGCGCGCGCCCTGCACGCGCAGGCGCTGCAGGCCGCGGCCGAGGCGCGCGCGGAGGCGGAGCGCGCGCTGCAGGAAGAGGTGGAGCGGCGTGCACTCGAGGCAGAGGCCGAGGCCCGCGCCGAGGAAGAGGCTCGGGCCGAGGAGGCTCGGGCCGAGGAGGCTCGAGCCGAGGAGGCGCGCGCTGAGCAAGAGCGCACTGAGCAGGAGAGCGCCGCGCTCGAGGCCGACGCGCAGGCCGAGCGCGAGCGGGCGCTGCAGGAGGCGCACGCGCACGCCGAGCAGCAGCAGCGGCTGCAGCAGGCGGAGCGCGAGGCCCGCGCCCTCGCGGAGGCCGAGGCGGAGCGGGCGCTGCGCGCTGCGGCGGAGGCCCGCGCGGAAGCCGCCCGGGCGGACTCCCTGCGCCGGGCCGAGGAGTCCGAGGCGCGGCTCACCACGGAGCACGCAGCGCGCCTGGAGGCTGAGCGCGTGGCCCGTGCCGAGGCGGAGGCCCGGGCCGCTGCGGCAGCGGCAGCCCGCGCGGAGGCCGAGGCGCGCGCAGAGGCCGCCGCGGCCGCGCGCGCGGAGGCGGAGGCGCGCGCCGCGCTGGAGACGGCGGGGCGCGCCGCAGCGGAGGCCGCGGCGCAGGCGCGCGGGGACGAGGCACGCGCGCTGCGGGCGCAGGCCGAGGCACTGCAGCAGCGGGCCGACGAGGAGGCTGCCCGGCGCGCGGCGGCAGAGGCGCGCGCCGCGCAGGAGGCCGCGGCGCGCTCGGACGCGGACGCGCGCGCCCAGGAGGAGATCGCCCGCCTGAAGGCCGCGCTCGCGGCGCTGCGCCGCGACGCCGAGGCGAAGCTGCGCGCGGCGCAGGCCAGCGTCGAGGCGCAGCGCGAGCAGCAGGGGCGCGAGGCGCTGGAGTCGGCGCGCGCCGAGGCGCTCGCCGCGGCCCAGGCCGAGGCGGAGCGGGTGCGCGAGGCGGTGCTGGCCGAGGCGGCGCACCTGCAGCAGGAGGCCCAGGCCGCGCAGGAGGCCGCGCGCCGGGAGCTCGAGCGCGCGCAGCGCGAGGCCGCGGAGGCCGAGGCCCGCGAGCGCGAGGCGCGCAGCGCGCGGGACGAGGCGCGGCGCCTGGAGGCGGAGCTGCAGCGCGAGCGCGAGGCGCTGCAGCAGTCGGGCGCATCGCCCGCGGGCGCGAAGGTGCTGAGGCTGGAGCGCGTGGCGGGCGTGGGCGTGGAATTCGCGCCGACGGGCACGCTCGAGCGCGCACCGCTCGCGCGCCTGCTCATCCAGCTGTGCGAGGCGGGGGCGCAGGTGCGGCTCACCCTGCGTGCCCCCGAGGTGGAGCGCGTGCTGTGGCTGCGCGAGGGCGCGCTCGTGGGGGCGCTGTCCACCGCCCCGGGCGAGACGCTGCTCGAGCGCGCGCGGCGCGACGGCCTCATCGACGCGCGCCAGGAGTCCGAGCTGCGCCGGGTGCGCACCCAGGCTCCGGGTGCGCAGCTCGAGGCCCTGCGCGCGCGCGGCTACCTGCGCGACTCCGAGGTGGTGCCGCTCGCCCAGCGCTACACCGAGCAGGTGGCGCTCGACGCGCTCTCCGAGCCCCACGTGCACTACCGCCTCGCGGTGGCCGCGCCTCCTCCCGAGGTCGCCCCTGCGGCGGCGCCCCGCCCGCTGCTGCACCTGCTCGCCGAGGCGCTGCGCAACGCGCTCGCCGCCGATGCGCTGCTCGCCGAGGCTGGCGGCCTGCGCGCCGTGGCCGAGCCGCGCCCGGGCAGCCCCGCTCCCGAGGCCTTTGGCCTGCCGCCGCGCGAGCGCGCCCTGCTCGAGCGCATCGACGGCGCCCGCCCCGACGCCGAGCGCACCCTCGAGGCGCTGCTGCGCGCGGCGGGGCTGCCCCAGGACGTCGCCCTCAAGGCGCTCGCGGTGGCGCACGCCCTGGGCCTCTTCGCCCTGCGCCCCGCGGAGCCCGGGACGGCGGACGAGGAGGCCGTCCCCACGCCGGCCGAGCTGGACGTGCAGCGACTCGAGGCCAAGTTCGAGGAGGTGCAGGACGCGGACTACTTCACCGTGCTCGGCCTGCCGCGCTCGGCGGGCGGCGAGGAGGTGCGGCGCGCCTACGCCCAGCTCGCCGAGGAGTTCCACCCCCTGCGCTTCGCCGGCCACCCGGACGTGAGCCTGCAGCAGCGGGCGCACCAGATCCGCAGCCTGCTCGCCGAGGCAGCGCGCGCCCTCGGAGATGACCGGCTGCGTCAGGAGTACGCGCGCAACCTGCTGGACTGA
- the def gene encoding peptide deformylase, whose product MRRDILLWPHPLLKQKAAPVLHVDARVRALVEDLFETMYAAEGVGLAATQVGVLERVLVLDTTSRQPHLQPLAMVNPVIVAEEGEQVYAEGCLSLPGEVEDVARAAVVTVRYLDLQGQEQSVRCEGLLSVAVQHELDHLDGIVFVDHVSVLKRELIRRRMKRRQAEREPRTGT is encoded by the coding sequence ATGCGCCGCGACATCCTCCTCTGGCCCCATCCCCTGCTGAAGCAGAAGGCTGCCCCGGTGCTCCACGTGGACGCGCGCGTGCGCGCCCTCGTCGAGGACCTCTTCGAGACCATGTACGCCGCCGAGGGCGTGGGGCTCGCCGCCACCCAGGTGGGCGTGCTCGAGCGGGTGCTCGTGCTGGACACCACCTCGCGCCAGCCGCACCTGCAGCCGCTCGCCATGGTGAACCCGGTCATCGTCGCCGAGGAGGGCGAGCAGGTGTACGCGGAGGGTTGTCTCTCGCTCCCCGGCGAGGTCGAGGACGTGGCGCGCGCCGCCGTCGTCACCGTGCGCTACCTCGACCTGCAGGGGCAGGAGCAGAGCGTGCGCTGCGAGGGGCTGCTCTCGGTCGCGGTGCAGCACGAGCTGGACCACCTGGACGGCATCGTCTTCGTGGACCACGTCTCGGTGCTCAAGCGCGAGCTCATCCGCCGCCGCATGAAGCGCCGCCAGGCCGAGCGCGAGCCGCGCACCGGCACCTGA
- the nth gene encoding endonuclease III → MARESRAARAERAQRILTLLGEAMPDARIELDHRSPYELLVAVILSAQCTDRRVNMVTPALFRRFPDARSLAQADEAEVRPFIQSLGLYRAKAKNLVAAARQLVAEHGGEVPVRRAPLALLPGVGNKTAGVVSMHIGGDVAFPVDTHVKRLAQRMDLTREEAPDKVERDLQALLPPERWVLGHQLLVWHGRRTCFARAPACERCPVRALCPRRGVEKA, encoded by the coding sequence GTGGCGCGCGAGAGCAGGGCGGCCCGGGCCGAGCGGGCGCAGCGCATCCTCACGCTGCTGGGCGAGGCGATGCCGGACGCGCGCATCGAGCTGGACCACCGCTCGCCCTACGAGCTGCTGGTGGCGGTCATCCTCAGCGCGCAGTGCACGGACCGGCGGGTGAACATGGTCACCCCTGCCCTCTTCCGCCGCTTCCCGGACGCGCGCTCGCTCGCGCAGGCGGACGAGGCCGAGGTGCGGCCCTTCATCCAGTCGCTGGGGCTCTACCGCGCGAAGGCGAAGAACCTGGTGGCGGCGGCGCGGCAGCTCGTGGCCGAGCACGGGGGCGAGGTGCCGGTGCGCCGCGCCCCGCTCGCGCTGCTGCCCGGCGTGGGCAACAAGACGGCCGGCGTGGTGAGCATGCACATCGGCGGGGACGTGGCCTTCCCGGTGGACACGCACGTGAAGCGGCTCGCGCAGCGCATGGACCTCACGCGCGAGGAGGCGCCGGACAAGGTGGAGCGCGACCTGCAGGCGCTGCTTCCCCCGGAGCGCTGGGTGCTCGGCCACCAGCTGCTGGTGTGGCACGGGCGGCGCACCTGCTTCGCGCGCGCGCCCGCCTGCGAGCGCTGCCCCGTGCGCGCGCTGTGCCCGCGCCGCGGCGTCGAGAAGGCCTGA